A genome region from Hevea brasiliensis isolate MT/VB/25A 57/8 chromosome 7, ASM3005281v1, whole genome shotgun sequence includes the following:
- the LOC131181578 gene encoding 2-methylbutanal oxime monooxygenase-like: protein MSVVTITLLPPQWLSILAVFLLPILTLLLFRGKDDNKKKRLKIPPGPRQLPLIGNLHQLSSQPYVDFWKMAKKYGPVMQLQLGRCPTVVLSSTETSKELMKDRDVECCSRPLSVGPGQLSYNFLDVAFSPYSDYWKELRKLFIFELLSMRRVQTFWYAREEQMDKLIEILDGSCPNPVNLTEKVFNMMDGIIGTIAFGRTTYAQQEFRDGFVKVLAATMDMLDSFHAENFFPVVGRFIDSLTGALAKRQQTFADVDRYFEKVIEQHLDPNRPKPETEDIVDVLIGLMKDESASFKITKDHLKAILMNVFVGGIYTSAVTITWAFSELLKNPKLMKRAQEEVRRAVGPNKRRVEGKEVEKIKYIDCIVKETFRKHPPVPLLFPHFSMKHCKIGGYDILPGTTIYVNAWGMGKDPTIWDNPEEFFPDRFLNSEVDYRGSHFELVPFGAGCRICPGLAMGTTAVKYIFSNLLYGWDYEMPRGQKFEDFPLIEEGGLTVHNKQDIMVIPKKHKWD, encoded by the exons ATGTCGGTAGTCACCATAACCTTACTCCCTCCACAATGGCTTTCCATTCTTGCAGTCTTTCTTCTTCCAATTCTCACTTTGCTTCTCTTCAGAGGCAAAGACGACAACAAAAAGAAACGACTCAAGATCCCTCCAGGACCTCGACAGCTTCCCCTCATTGGCAATCTTCACCAATTGAGTAGCCAACCTTACGTCGATTTTTGGAAAATGGCCAAGAAATATGGCCCTGTCATGCAACTTCAACTCGGTAGATGCCCTACTGTTGTACTCTCCAGCACTGAAACCTCCAAGGAACTCATGAAAGACCGAGATGTTGAGTGCTGTAGCCGCCCACTATCAGTAGGTCCAGGACAATTGTCTTATAACTTCTTGGATGTTGCATTTTCTCCATACTCAGATTACTGGAAAGAATTGCGTAAGCTCTTCATTTTTGAGCTTCTTAGCATGAGAAGAGTGCAGACGTTTTGGTATGCAAGGGAGGAGCAAATGGACAAGTTGATTGAAATCTTGGATGGTTCTTGTCCAAACCCAGTTAATCTCACTGAGAAAGTGTTCAACATGATGGATGGGATCATCGGTACAATTGCATTTGGAAGGACTACTTATGCTCAGCAAGAGTTCAGGGATGGTTTTGTGAAGGTGCTGGCTGCAACCATGGACATGTTGGATAGCTTCCACGCAGAGAATTTCTTCCCAGTTGTTGGAAGATTTATTGATTCTTTGACAGGGGCTCTTGCTAAGAGGCAGCAGACATTTGCCGACGTCGATCGCTACTTCGAGAAGGTTATTGAACAACATCTTGATCCTAATAGGCCTAAACCAGAAACTGAAGACATTGTTGACGTGTTGATTGGGTTGATGAAGGACGAGAGTGCCTCTTTCAAAATCACCAAGGATCACCTGAAGGCTATTCTCATG AACGTCTTTGTGGGTGGAATCTATACAAGTGCAGTGACAATAACATGGGCATTCTCAGAGCTGCTCAAGAACCCAAAACTGATGAAGAGGGCACAAGAAGAAGTGAGAAGAGCTGTTGGTCCGAATAAGAGAAGAGTAGAAGGAAAAGAGGTggagaagatcaaatacattgatTGCATAGTAAAAGAAACATTTAGGAAGCATCCACCAGTTCCACTACTATTTCCACACTTCAGCATGAAGCATTGCAAGATTGGTGGATATGATATTCTCCCAGGAACAACAATTTACGTCAACGCCTGGGGCATGGGAAAAGATCCTACCATCTGGGACAATCCTGAAGAGTTTTTCCCAGACAGATTTTTGAACAGTGAAGTTGATTACAGAGGGTCTCACTTTGAGTTGGTACCATTTGGAGCTGGTTGCAGGATTTGCCCTGGTTTGGCTATGGGCACCACTGCTGTGAAGTACATATTCTCAAATCTTTTGTATGGATGGGACTATGAGATGCCTAGAGGACAGAAGTTTGAGGACTTCCCTCTGATTGAGGAAGGTGGCCTGACAGTCCACAACAAGCAGGATATCATGGTCATTCCTAAAAAACACAAATGGGATTGA